One segment of Streptomyces sp. NBC_01463 DNA contains the following:
- a CDS encoding PAC2 family protein: MIELEGVPELIDPVMVAAFEGWNDAGDAASTAVAHLDREWKGEVFAALDAEDYYDFQVNRPTVWLDGGVRKVTWPTTRLSVVRIGGDKPRDLVLVRGIEPSMRWRSFCNEILGFAHELGVEMVVVLGALLGDTPHTRPVPVSGVTSDPDLARTMDLEETRYEGPTGIVGILQEACTHAGVPAVSLWAAVPHYVSQPPNPKATLALLNRLEDLIGLRIPLGELPEDARAWQLGVDQLAADDSEVAEYVQTLEEARDTAELPEASGEAIAREFERYLRRRDPGPGGAPGGHATESGDGSYLRDTSSGRTRPPKPPRPETGPGPVPGSGGPPPDSSDDSGEDAPEDD; encoded by the coding sequence GTGATCGAGCTCGAGGGGGTTCCCGAGCTGATCGACCCGGTCATGGTGGCCGCGTTCGAGGGGTGGAACGACGCAGGTGACGCCGCCTCCACGGCGGTGGCGCACCTGGACCGGGAGTGGAAGGGCGAGGTGTTCGCGGCGCTGGACGCCGAGGACTACTACGACTTCCAGGTCAACCGCCCGACGGTCTGGCTGGACGGCGGGGTGCGCAAGGTCACCTGGCCGACGACCCGGCTCTCCGTGGTCCGCATCGGCGGGGACAAGCCCCGCGATCTCGTCCTGGTCCGGGGCATCGAGCCGTCGATGCGCTGGCGCTCGTTCTGCAACGAGATCCTGGGCTTCGCCCATGAACTGGGCGTCGAGATGGTGGTGGTGCTCGGTGCGCTGCTCGGCGACACCCCGCACACCCGTCCGGTACCGGTCAGCGGTGTCACGTCCGATCCGGACCTGGCCAGGACCATGGACCTGGAGGAGACGCGCTACGAGGGGCCGACCGGCATCGTCGGCATCCTCCAGGAGGCCTGCACGCACGCGGGCGTGCCCGCGGTGAGCCTGTGGGCGGCGGTGCCGCACTACGTGTCGCAGCCGCCCAACCCGAAGGCCACGCTGGCGCTGCTGAACCGCCTGGAGGACCTCATCGGTCTGCGCATCCCGCTGGGCGAACTGCCCGAGGACGCCCGCGCCTGGCAGCTCGGGGTGGACCAACTGGCCGCCGACGACAGCGAGGTCGCGGAGTACGTGCAGACGCTGGAGGAGGCCCGGGACACCGCGGAGCTGCCCGAGGCGAGCGGCGAGGCCATCGCCCGGGAGTTCGAGCGCTATCTGCGGCGCCGGGACCCGGGGCCGGGCGGCGCACCGGGCGGGCACGCCACGGAGAGCGGGGACGGCTCGTATCTGCGGGACACGTCGAGCGGCCGGACCAGACCGCCGAAGCCGCCCCGTCCGGAGACCGGCCCCGGGCCCGTCCCCGGGAGCGGCGGCCCGCCGCCGGATTCGTCGGATGACTCCGGGGAGGATGCTCCGGAGGACGACTGA
- a CDS encoding fuconate dehydratase yields MSQTVTDFEVHDIRFPTSEQLDGSDAMNPDPDYSAAYVVLRTDAADHEDGGGIEGHGFCFTIGRGNEVMAAAIEALRPYLVGRPVPRTAADLGALYRDLTHDSQLRWLGPEKGVMHMAAGAVVNAAWDLAAKHAGRPVWEFLAGMTPEELVSLVDFRYLTDALTPDEALAILRAAEPGRAARAERLRAEGYPAYTTSPGWLGYSDDKLVRLAKEAVADGFTQIKLKVGGDVGDDVRRLALAREAVGTDVRIAVDANQRWDVSDAVAWMTALAPYEPHWIEEPTSPDDVLGHAAVRAGQPVKVATGEHVANRVVFKQLLQAGAVDFVQIDAARVAGVNENLAILLLAAKFGVPVCPHAGGVGLCELVQHLSMFDYVAVSGSWDDRVIEYVDHLHEHFVDPVVIENGRYTTPAAPGFSARMHPESIAAHRYPEGPVWQARRTNEEDGR; encoded by the coding sequence ATGAGTCAGACCGTCACGGATTTCGAGGTCCACGACATCCGGTTTCCGACCTCGGAACAACTGGACGGCTCGGACGCCATGAACCCCGATCCCGACTACTCGGCTGCCTATGTCGTACTGCGTACCGACGCCGCGGACCATGAGGACGGCGGCGGCATCGAGGGACATGGCTTCTGTTTCACCATCGGGCGCGGCAACGAGGTGATGGCGGCCGCCATCGAGGCGCTGCGGCCCTATCTGGTCGGACGGCCGGTGCCCCGTACCGCCGCCGACCTCGGCGCGCTCTACCGCGATCTCACCCACGACTCCCAACTGCGCTGGCTGGGGCCCGAGAAGGGTGTGATGCACATGGCGGCCGGCGCGGTCGTCAACGCCGCCTGGGACCTCGCGGCCAAACACGCGGGCAGACCCGTCTGGGAGTTCCTGGCCGGGATGACCCCGGAGGAGCTCGTCTCCCTCGTCGACTTCCGTTACCTCACCGACGCCCTCACCCCCGACGAGGCGCTCGCCATCCTGCGAGCCGCCGAGCCGGGCCGGGCCGCCCGCGCCGAGCGGCTGCGCGCCGAGGGATACCCCGCCTACACCACCTCGCCCGGCTGGCTCGGCTACTCCGACGACAAGCTGGTCCGGCTGGCCAAGGAGGCCGTCGCCGACGGCTTCACCCAGATCAAGCTGAAGGTCGGCGGTGACGTCGGCGACGACGTCCGCCGGCTCGCACTCGCCCGTGAGGCCGTCGGCACCGACGTACGGATCGCCGTCGACGCCAACCAGCGCTGGGACGTCTCCGACGCCGTCGCGTGGATGACCGCGCTCGCACCGTACGAGCCGCACTGGATCGAGGAGCCGACCAGCCCCGACGACGTCCTCGGCCACGCGGCCGTGCGCGCCGGACAGCCCGTCAAGGTCGCCACCGGCGAGCACGTCGCCAACCGGGTCGTGTTCAAGCAGCTGCTCCAGGCCGGGGCCGTCGACTTCGTCCAGATCGACGCCGCGCGCGTCGCGGGCGTCAACGAGAACCTGGCGATCCTGCTGCTCGCCGCCAAGTTCGGCGTACCGGTCTGCCCGCACGCCGGAGGCGTCGGACTGTGCGAACTGGTCCAGCACCTCTCGATGTTCGACTACGTGGCCGTCTCCGGCAGCTGGGACGACCGGGTGATCGAGTACGTCGACCACCTCCACGAACACTTCGTCGACCCCGTGGTGATCGAGAACGGCCGCTACACCACTCCGGCGGCGCCGGGCTTCTCGGCCCGGATGCACCCCGAGTCGATCGCCGCACACCGCTATCCCGAGGGCCCCGTCTGGCAGGCCCGCCGCACGAACGAGGAGGACGGCCGATGA